A single genomic interval of Rhizobium leguminosarum bv. trifolii WSM1325 harbors:
- a CDS encoding Carboxymuconolactone decarboxylase (PFAM: Carboxymuconolactone decarboxylase~KEGG: rec:RHECIAT_CH0001791 hypothetical protein), giving the protein MAFIHTPNASASEKTTSMYASAEANYGYLPNMYRAFGHRPEVMESWAALLSSIRGHMSLRRYELVTLAAAKELKSSYCMLAHGSVLLREGFTSDGLTAVVNETDKAPIDAGERAIMAFAAKVARDATSVTQQDIDGLKKHGLSDADVFDVTAAAAARCFFSKMLDALGAAPDHAYIERLEPNVRKTLSVGREVERPLAPSPSRAQ; this is encoded by the coding sequence ATGGCTTTCATTCACACCCCCAATGCATCCGCCAGCGAGAAGACGACGTCGATGTATGCGTCGGCCGAGGCGAACTATGGTTATCTGCCGAACATGTATCGGGCCTTCGGCCATCGGCCGGAGGTGATGGAGAGCTGGGCAGCGCTGCTTTCGAGCATTCGCGGCCATATGAGCTTGCGGCGCTACGAGCTGGTGACGCTGGCGGCGGCCAAGGAGCTCAAATCCTCCTATTGCATGCTGGCGCACGGCTCAGTGCTGCTGCGCGAGGGTTTCACCAGCGACGGGCTGACGGCTGTTGTCAACGAGACGGACAAGGCGCCGATCGATGCCGGCGAACGCGCGATCATGGCCTTTGCCGCCAAGGTGGCGCGCGATGCGACGTCGGTGACCCAGCAGGACATCGACGGGCTGAAGAAACACGGGCTGAGCGACGCCGATGTCTTCGACGTCACGGCTGCTGCAGCGGCCCGGTGTTTCTTCTCGAAAATGTTGGATGCGCTGGGTGCTGCACCCGACCATGCCTACATCGAGCGGCTGGAGCCGAATGTGCGAAAGACGCTCAGCGTCGGCCGAGAGGTCGAGCGGCCTCTGGCGCCGTCACCGTCTCGCGCGCAATGA